In Azospirillum ramasamyi, one DNA window encodes the following:
- the hppD gene encoding 4-hydroxyphenylpyruvate dioxygenase, with protein sequence MADMWENPMKTDGFEFIEFTAPDTVALGRLFEQLGFTAIARHRSKDVTLYRQGDVNFIVNAERSGFPRNFAAQHGPSICAIAFRVADAAFAYRRAVDLGAWGVENRVGAMELNIPAIKGIGDSLIYLVDRYGERGSIYEVDFVPLSGVDQHPKGAGLTYIDHLTHNVHTGRMEEWAEFYTRLFGFREIRYFDIEGKLTGLRSKAMTSPCGKIRIPINESADNKSQIVEYLRDYKGEGIQHVALGTNDIVHTVETMRGLGTPFQDTPDTYYERLDARVPGHDQDLERLRANRILVDGAPTEGQGLLLQIFTQNVIGPIFFEIIQRIGNEGFGEGNFKALFESIELDQIRRGVLSENAA encoded by the coding sequence ATGGCCGACATGTGGGAAAATCCGATGAAGACCGATGGGTTCGAGTTCATCGAATTCACCGCGCCGGACACCGTGGCGCTGGGCCGCCTGTTCGAGCAGCTGGGCTTTACGGCCATCGCCCGCCACCGGTCCAAGGACGTGACGCTCTACCGCCAGGGCGACGTGAACTTCATCGTCAATGCCGAACGGTCGGGTTTCCCGCGCAATTTCGCCGCCCAGCACGGCCCGTCGATCTGCGCCATCGCCTTCCGTGTCGCCGACGCCGCCTTCGCCTATCGCCGCGCCGTCGATCTCGGCGCCTGGGGTGTCGAGAACCGCGTCGGCGCCATGGAACTGAACATCCCCGCCATAAAGGGCATCGGCGATTCGCTGATCTATCTCGTCGACCGCTATGGCGAGCGCGGCAGCATCTACGAGGTCGATTTCGTGCCGCTGTCGGGGGTTGACCAGCATCCGAAGGGCGCCGGCCTGACCTACATCGACCACCTGACCCACAACGTCCACACCGGGCGGATGGAGGAGTGGGCCGAGTTCTACACCCGCCTGTTCGGCTTCCGCGAGATCCGCTACTTCGACATCGAGGGCAAGCTGACCGGCCTGCGCTCGAAGGCGATGACCAGCCCCTGCGGCAAGATCCGCATCCCGATCAACGAATCCGCCGACAACAAGTCGCAGATCGTCGAATACCTGCGCGACTACAAGGGCGAGGGCATCCAGCACGTGGCGCTGGGCACCAACGACATCGTCCACACGGTGGAGACGATGCGCGGCCTGGGCACCCCGTTCCAGGACACGCCCGACACCTACTACGAGCGGCTCGACGCCCGAGTGCCCGGCCACGACCAGGATCTGGAGCGGCTGCGCGCCAACCGCATCCTGGTCGACGGCGCCCCGACCGAGGGCCAGGGCCTGCTGCTGCAGATCTTCACCCAGAACGTCATCGGCCCGATCTTCTTCGAGATCATCCAGCGCATCGGCAACGAGGGCTTCGGCGAAGGCAACTTCAAGGCTCTGTTCGAATCGATCGAACTCGACCAGATCCGCCGCGGCGTGCTGAGCGAGAACGCCGCCTGA
- a CDS encoding Lrp/AsnC family transcriptional regulator, translating to MPASLSEIDIKILVALQEDSRLTVQELADRVGTSPSSCWRRLRSLEETGVIRRYTALVDPKAASVGECVFAHVTLDHHSAETAAVFIDAVRKRPEVLECYAVSGDADYLLRVAVRAIADYNRFLEEFVFQLPFQVRIRSNFALKEIKFETALPLAAGA from the coding sequence GTGCCTGCCTCCTTATCGGAAATAGACATCAAAATTCTGGTCGCGCTGCAGGAGGATTCGCGCCTGACCGTGCAGGAGCTTGCCGACCGGGTCGGCACCTCCCCCTCCTCCTGCTGGCGCCGGTTGCGCTCGCTGGAGGAAACCGGGGTGATCCGCCGCTATACGGCGCTGGTCGATCCGAAAGCGGCGTCGGTGGGGGAGTGCGTGTTCGCCCATGTGACGCTCGATCACCATTCGGCCGAGACCGCCGCCGTCTTCATCGACGCGGTGCGCAAGCGGCCGGAGGTGCTGGAATGCTATGCGGTATCGGGCGATGCCGACTATCTGCTGCGGGTCGCGGTGCGGGCGATCGCCGACTACAACCGCTTTCTGGAGGAGTTCGTCTTCCAGCTGCCCTTCCAGGTCCGCATCCGCTCCAACTTCGCCCTGAAGGAAATCAAGTTCGAGACGGCGTTGCCGTTGGCAGCGGGGGCGTAG
- a CDS encoding carbohydrate-binding domain-containing protein: protein MATTNTDGTIQVTFAVNAWGAAAGGKWPHFQLLLDGKVIGDATVASASQSRYVFTANVPADKAHSLQLIYDNDDTVNGVDRNLFVKSFEVNGKTILAIDPSVKYDTGKIDGLNVIAGQTEMYWPGALNVPLPATLFSTAPTTPDDTASTMTTTIKVTAYGNSAAGQAPHFKLLVDDKVIGDAWVSATSPTDYIFTAEVDPNEAHKIQIWYDNDATVNGVDRNLFVKSIDIDGQTISSTSSMASYDKGAVDGKYVVAGQEGLYWGGALTFGVPEEYFGGPYIPPPPPPPTKSVDIVVNAYGTSAGGQPAHFKLLVDGQVIGDAKAAATTTAYTFTAEIDPTKAHTIQVWYDNDSVVNGVDRNLFVKSVVINGNTVAATDSIVTYDKGAVDGKDVVKGQEGLFWGGALNIDAGADLFGKTPVVPAPIPTPPTQPAFYVAANGKDSWSGKLAAPNADGTDGPFASLEKAQAAMRASSTIDTTYVREGTYHLTKTLELTSLDNGHSFKNYPGEKPVLSGGEVVTNFTSEGNGLYSAKLSTASNLDLIVGDVRQHLAEKYAYDAADVTTGWRFADAASGGPSGWYIRSHGNEVTAADIQPGTLIQVMDAERLGDTLTSIESFNAATRTIKLKNGASLPFAEGTTYKLLNNAAYVDQAGEFAWRASDGKLLYKAASSGFVSTGVEVPRLGTLIKLTGTSDVTIDGLTFKNTTTGGDALLLNNADRNHISDNSFLNVGTAIKLTAGSSNNQIAHNTLNHLAENGIEMEGRSNGNTIYGNTISNIGEVRKAVSGIFGTGVDDNVISNNDISHSARYGISFKDYGGTTNTANHNNIVQYNNISHTGLETADGGAIEVLGRSSTDTGMIIQGNRIEHANGLATNAQDAWMYGQKGFGIYLDDMAGGITVRGNFIKDTDWASVQIHGGDNNVVTNNFSVIASNKEDFIRIEWQPVHGTAGDPHNNTITKNVVMGTLPLDDYVELLSANDFIIDNNLVYNVPKYGDNDVIGKPMFTNAYWGDYSLQASSPAFAMGIEDLAWSKMGVVGMTAAGMEQFWDGV, encoded by the coding sequence ATGGCTACCACCAACACCGACGGCACGATCCAGGTTACTTTCGCGGTGAATGCCTGGGGCGCGGCGGCCGGCGGGAAATGGCCGCATTTTCAACTGCTTCTGGACGGCAAGGTCATCGGCGACGCCACCGTCGCTTCCGCCAGCCAGTCGCGCTACGTCTTCACCGCCAACGTGCCGGCCGACAAGGCCCATTCCCTTCAGCTGATCTACGACAACGACGACACGGTCAACGGTGTCGACCGCAATCTGTTCGTCAAGTCGTTCGAGGTGAACGGCAAGACCATCCTCGCCATCGATCCGTCGGTGAAATACGACACCGGCAAGATCGACGGGCTGAACGTCATCGCCGGCCAGACCGAGATGTATTGGCCGGGCGCGCTGAACGTGCCGCTGCCCGCCACGCTGTTCTCGACGGCCCCGACGACGCCGGACGACACCGCGTCCACCATGACCACGACGATCAAGGTCACGGCCTACGGCAACTCCGCCGCCGGCCAGGCACCGCACTTCAAGCTGCTGGTCGACGATAAGGTGATCGGCGACGCCTGGGTCAGCGCGACCTCGCCCACCGACTACATCTTCACCGCCGAAGTGGACCCCAACGAGGCCCACAAGATCCAGATCTGGTACGACAACGACGCCACCGTCAACGGCGTCGACCGCAACCTGTTCGTCAAGTCGATCGACATCGACGGGCAGACCATCTCTTCGACCTCCTCCATGGCGTCCTACGACAAGGGCGCGGTGGACGGCAAATACGTCGTCGCCGGACAGGAAGGCCTGTACTGGGGCGGCGCCCTGACCTTCGGCGTGCCGGAGGAGTATTTCGGCGGCCCCTACATCCCGCCGCCGCCGCCGCCGCCGACCAAGTCCGTGGACATCGTGGTCAACGCCTACGGCACCTCGGCCGGCGGACAGCCGGCGCATTTCAAGCTGCTGGTCGACGGGCAGGTGATCGGCGACGCCAAGGCCGCCGCCACCACCACCGCCTACACGTTCACCGCCGAAATCGACCCGACCAAGGCCCACACGATCCAGGTCTGGTACGACAACGACAGCGTGGTGAACGGCGTCGACCGCAACCTGTTCGTCAAGTCGGTCGTCATCAACGGCAACACCGTCGCCGCCACCGACAGCATCGTCACCTACGACAAGGGTGCTGTCGACGGCAAGGATGTGGTCAAGGGCCAGGAAGGCCTGTTCTGGGGCGGCGCCCTGAACATCGATGCCGGCGCCGACCTGTTCGGCAAGACCCCGGTCGTCCCTGCCCCGATCCCGACGCCGCCGACCCAGCCGGCCTTCTACGTCGCCGCCAACGGCAAGGACAGCTGGTCCGGCAAGCTGGCGGCCCCGAACGCCGACGGCACCGACGGCCCCTTCGCCAGCCTGGAGAAGGCGCAGGCCGCGATGCGGGCCAGTTCGACCATCGACACCACCTATGTCCGCGAAGGCACCTATCACCTGACCAAGACGCTGGAGCTGACCTCGCTCGACAACGGCCACAGCTTCAAGAACTATCCCGGCGAGAAGCCGGTGCTGAGCGGCGGCGAGGTGGTGACGAACTTCACCAGCGAGGGCAACGGCCTCTATTCGGCCAAGCTCTCCACCGCCAGCAACCTCGACCTGATCGTCGGCGACGTGCGCCAGCATCTGGCCGAGAAATACGCCTATGACGCCGCCGACGTCACCACCGGCTGGCGCTTCGCCGACGCCGCGTCGGGCGGCCCCAGCGGCTGGTACATCCGCTCCCACGGCAACGAAGTGACCGCCGCCGACATCCAGCCCGGCACCCTGATCCAGGTCATGGATGCCGAGCGGCTGGGCGACACGCTGACCAGCATCGAGAGCTTCAACGCCGCCACCCGCACGATCAAGCTGAAGAACGGCGCCTCCCTGCCCTTCGCCGAGGGCACCACCTACAAGCTGCTGAACAACGCCGCCTACGTCGACCAGGCGGGCGAGTTCGCGTGGCGCGCGTCGGACGGCAAGCTGCTGTACAAGGCCGCCAGCTCCGGCTTCGTCTCGACCGGCGTGGAGGTGCCGCGGCTCGGCACCCTGATCAAGCTGACCGGCACCAGCGATGTCACGATCGACGGGCTGACCTTCAAGAACACCACCACCGGCGGCGACGCCCTGCTGCTGAACAATGCCGACCGCAACCACATCAGCGACAACAGCTTCCTGAACGTCGGCACGGCGATCAAGCTGACCGCGGGCTCGTCGAACAACCAGATCGCCCACAACACGCTGAACCATCTGGCGGAAAACGGCATCGAGATGGAGGGCCGCAGCAACGGCAACACCATCTACGGCAACACCATCAGCAACATCGGCGAAGTGCGCAAGGCGGTGTCCGGCATCTTCGGAACCGGCGTCGACGACAACGTCATCTCCAACAACGACATCTCCCACAGCGCCCGCTACGGCATCTCGTTCAAGGATTACGGCGGCACCACCAACACGGCCAACCACAACAACATCGTCCAGTACAACAACATCTCCCACACCGGGCTGGAGACCGCCGACGGGGGCGCCATCGAGGTTCTCGGCCGGTCCAGCACCGACACCGGCATGATCATCCAGGGCAACCGGATCGAGCATGCCAACGGCCTCGCCACCAACGCCCAGGACGCCTGGATGTACGGGCAGAAGGGCTTCGGCATCTATCTGGACGACATGGCCGGCGGCATCACCGTCCGGGGCAACTTCATCAAGGACACCGACTGGGCCTCGGTGCAGATCCATGGCGGCGACAACAACGTGGTGACCAACAACTTCTCGGTCATCGCCAGCAACAAGGAGGATTTCATCCGGATCGAATGGCAGCCGGTGCATGGCACGGCCGGCGATCCGCACAACAACACCATCACGAAGAACGTGGTGATGGGCACCCTGCCGCTCGACGACTATGTCGAACTGCTGAGCGCCAACGACTTCATCATCGACAACAATCTCGTCTACAACGTGCCGAAATACGGCGACAACGACGTGATCGGCAAGCCGATGTTCACCAACGCCTATTGGGGCGACTACTCGCTGCAGGCGTCCTCGCCCGCCTTCGCGATGGGCATCGAAGACCTCGCCTGGTCGAAGATGGGCGTCGTCGGCATGACGGCGGCCGGGATGGAGCAGTTCTGGGACGGCGTCTGA
- a CDS encoding glycosyltransferase family 4 protein, with the protein MERNARTHVVVSGRLPPPVDGMSRVTALVLDCLRDRMRGRGRVEVADLSPGWNGGGGAYHLRKMARVFGTMGRLAAGVGKPDRRFYMPVDSGWGALYTTALAGTARLFGYKRVLHHHSFATISKPTWRMRLLTRVAGTDCTHVLLCPAMQMRFQSIYPAARSCMTMSNAIFSPPDAAPRPRREGPLRIGHLSNLCSEKGLDTLFALLRALQLEGVDAKLVLAGPGLKPKDNAMIAAGLMAFDGAVEYHGPVHGEAKEAFYRDIDVFVFPTRYRNEAQPLVLFEAMAAGVPVLAYERGCIGSDIPAEGLVPQDADFIKSALPILAAWADDREALAAASAQTLTRARVAYETSRTGLDLLLDRIAGPHPATAAAAVSAKRRVPG; encoded by the coding sequence CGCGGCCGTGTCGAGGTGGCGGACCTGTCGCCGGGGTGGAACGGCGGCGGCGGCGCCTACCACCTGCGCAAAATGGCCCGGGTGTTCGGGACGATGGGGCGGCTGGCCGCCGGGGTGGGCAAGCCCGACCGCCGTTTCTACATGCCCGTCGATTCCGGCTGGGGAGCGCTCTACACGACGGCGCTCGCCGGCACCGCGCGGCTGTTCGGCTACAAGCGGGTGCTGCACCACCATTCCTTCGCCACCATCAGCAAACCGACATGGCGGATGCGGCTGCTGACCCGCGTCGCCGGCACCGACTGCACCCATGTGCTGCTGTGCCCGGCGATGCAGATGCGCTTCCAATCGATCTATCCGGCGGCGCGCAGCTGCATGACCATGTCGAACGCCATCTTCTCCCCCCCCGACGCCGCCCCGCGTCCGCGGCGCGAGGGCCCGTTGCGCATCGGCCACCTGTCGAACCTGTGCAGCGAGAAGGGGCTGGACACGCTGTTCGCCCTGCTGCGCGCCCTGCAGCTGGAGGGGGTGGACGCCAAGCTGGTGCTGGCCGGGCCCGGCCTGAAGCCCAAGGACAATGCGATGATCGCCGCCGGGCTGATGGCCTTCGACGGGGCGGTCGAGTATCACGGCCCGGTCCATGGCGAGGCCAAGGAGGCCTTCTACCGCGACATCGACGTGTTCGTCTTCCCCACCCGCTACCGCAACGAGGCGCAGCCGCTGGTGCTGTTCGAAGCGATGGCGGCCGGCGTGCCGGTGCTGGCCTACGAGCGCGGCTGCATCGGCTCCGACATCCCGGCCGAAGGGCTGGTGCCGCAGGATGCCGATTTCATCAAGTCGGCTCTGCCGATCCTGGCGGCCTGGGCCGACGACCGCGAGGCGCTCGCCGCCGCGTCCGCCCAGACGCTGACCCGCGCGCGGGTGGCCTACGAGACCAGCCGCACCGGCCTGGACCTGCTGCTCGACCGCATCGCCGGCCCGCACCCCGCGACCGCCGCCGCCGCCGTATCGGCCAAGCGCCGGGTGCCGGGGTAG
- a CDS encoding AI-2E family transporter — MDSGTDEGRWNDGERQGRGRIDRVNLALWLLGILAGVAVLWVLQAAASILIPVVSAFFVAVAVAPVSRWVRERVPRRLSWLGLAASMLLILGILAAFFGSMALVAQRVAEDFPQYAEALGKLWAKVDQWIQGTKADLGPAVGQGNGEPAGQGGGEAAVDPITGFAKAALSSAGQTTSILVLTVFLALLMQLEAPVWREKIVMTLGRERCQTAVVAVAAIAQQFRRYLVVSSVLGLITGALYIGWLTLFRLDLVFLWGLLAFLLNYVPVVGSVVAGALPVLLAVATKDAGTATAVAAGLLVIEQVMGNFVAPHMQGKQLAISPLVVMIALLLWSWLWGAAGALLAAPMAVLIAITLNHADALRPFAIFMSDKSDRERFDAHTRAD, encoded by the coding sequence GTGGACAGCGGAACGGACGAGGGGCGTTGGAATGATGGGGAGCGGCAGGGCAGGGGACGCATCGACCGCGTCAACCTTGCCCTCTGGCTGCTCGGCATCCTGGCCGGGGTGGCGGTTCTGTGGGTGCTGCAGGCGGCGGCCTCGATCCTGATCCCGGTCGTCTCGGCCTTCTTCGTCGCCGTCGCCGTCGCACCGGTCAGCCGCTGGGTGCGCGAGAGGGTGCCCCGGCGCCTGTCCTGGCTTGGACTGGCCGCGTCGATGCTGCTGATCCTGGGCATCCTGGCCGCCTTCTTCGGCAGCATGGCGCTGGTGGCGCAGCGCGTGGCCGAGGACTTTCCGCAATATGCCGAGGCGCTGGGCAAGCTGTGGGCGAAGGTCGACCAGTGGATCCAGGGCACCAAGGCCGATCTGGGGCCGGCGGTGGGGCAGGGGAACGGCGAGCCGGCCGGGCAGGGCGGCGGCGAGGCGGCGGTCGACCCGATCACCGGCTTCGCCAAGGCGGCCCTGTCATCGGCCGGCCAGACAACTTCCATCCTGGTGCTGACGGTCTTCCTCGCCCTGCTGATGCAGTTGGAGGCGCCGGTCTGGCGCGAGAAGATCGTCATGACGCTGGGCCGCGAGCGCTGCCAGACCGCCGTGGTGGCGGTGGCCGCCATAGCCCAGCAGTTCCGCCGCTATCTGGTGGTCAGCAGCGTGCTGGGGCTGATCACCGGTGCGCTCTACATCGGCTGGCTGACGCTGTTCAGGCTGGATCTGGTCTTTCTGTGGGGCCTGCTGGCCTTCCTGCTGAATTATGTGCCGGTGGTGGGATCGGTGGTGGCAGGGGCGCTCCCGGTCCTGCTGGCCGTGGCGACCAAGGACGCCGGCACCGCAACGGCGGTCGCCGCCGGTCTGTTGGTGATCGAGCAGGTGATGGGCAACTTCGTCGCGCCGCACATGCAGGGCAAGCAGCTGGCGATCTCGCCCTTGGTGGTGATGATCGCGCTTCTGCTGTGGAGCTGGCTGTGGGGAGCCGCCGGCGCACTGCTGGCCGCCCCGATGGCGGTGCTGATCGCCATCACCCTGAACCACGCCGATGCGCTGCGCCCCTTCGCCATCTTCATGAGCGACAAGAGCGACCGCGAACGCTTCGACGCCCACACGCGGGCCGACTGA